The following nucleotide sequence is from Carassius carassius chromosome 16, fCarCar2.1, whole genome shotgun sequence.
ACACTGCTCACTGTCAAGAAATGGCTTGTAATCCATCCCTTCCATATGTTTTTGGTGTGAAAAGGTCATGCATATTAAATTCATTGGAGTATTTTCACACGACAGAGAATTTCTCAGTTGATGTGATGCATGATGTGTTAGAAGGGGTGGGCCAGTACGAATTGAAGTTATTATTTCTGTATTTGAAGGAAAAACATGTTACATCAGCAGAAATAAATTCAAGAATACAAAGTTTTGATTACGGTTTCATGGAGAGAAACAACAGACCTGTAGCTGTTAATTTAGGTGAAGGATCTAATGATCTGGGACTGAATGCAGTTCAGTCCTGGTGCTTACTTCGGAATGTTCCTCTTATCTTTGGAGATTTAGTAACTTCTATTGACCAACACTGGGGCCTGCTTCTTTTACTGCttcaaataataaacattatattcTCGCCCATGTTATCTCAAGGtttatgtgtatatttaaaacatttaattgtggATCACCACACACTGTTTAAGAAGTTGTATCCTCAGAAAAAACTTTTACCAAAGCACCATTTTCTTATCCACTATCCCCGCTGCATCCAGAAAATTGGGCCTGTCCTGCATAGTTGGTGTATGAGGTATGAGGGCAAgcataatttgttaaaaaaaacagcttaaatcatttaaaaatattactaaaacacTGGCAAAAAAGCATCAGAATTATATGGCATATAGTTGGCGAAGTTCAACAACTTTTAGTCGGTTAGACATTGGTCCAGGAAAAATGGTGTCTTTAAATATGGTAAAAGGAGGTTCTGAAATTGCTATGGCAATGCAAGTGCCCAGTAGCATTCAGGTTATGAAGGTTAATTGGGCTAAACATAATGGGTTTGTTTATCGCCCAAACTTGGTTATCTGTGGCAAAGTTGAATCTGAAGTGCCCGTGTTTTATCAGATTGAGTCAGTTCTGATAATGTGTGAAAAACTGTTGCTACTCACAGTGCCTTTAGGTACAGTTACTTTTCAAGAACATTTCCATGCATATGAGGTGATCAGAGCAAAGcaggattttgttttttttcatgtcgACAACCTGCATTACCCTAGGCCTTTTGACATACAAATGTCATATGGAGGGAATGACACAACTCTCCTTGTCGTGCCATATTGCTTTCTCTGGTAAACATTTTGTGATGTTATACATATTTCTGTCAGAGACAAGGCAGTGGGTTTGCAATGTAAATTCAATGACattgaaatgctttattttttcacaataaaTTGTGAGTCCTGTGATCTACTGTTGttgtgctttttgtttttatttggatagtagttgatatatatatataattcattaacACTGCAtcttatgatttatatatatttttaaacactgtAGAGAAATGAAAAGTAAATATTACACTTAGaaagtgtcatttttaaaaaagtaaaaatgtagatACATAACTCTATACTGTGTAATTATATTACTCTTAACAGTGTGATTCAACTACagtgttaaataattttaaacatttcattgttattttttacacaatattGAGTAGAATTAACTCTAAAAATTTGACACTGACCAAAGAGTAAATTTTACACTGATTTTGAGTGGGACCAAATGTTATCTGAAACAGAGTCAAATTCAACTCTTTAGGAGTTAaattaacacttctgtttttactgtgtagGGATGAATAGTCGATGAATtgatgctttgattcgaggagcctgattcgactaccaatctaacagttGAATATTCacggggtgttattgattatgccattttgactatatgggggagctcaaatgtctgatttcacattgaACTACCATTTTTCTCCccataagttaatatacagcctattatgataaagctgtaagaatctgaaaaaaaaagaagcttcaaattaacattttaaagtgcgtgaataaatccaaccacccctatagatttatgtttcactttccataatccgtgaccgacagaggagcatcttggctgcagggatttaaaactttaccaagattcaaactgacacaggcagagactggattgtTTCaatcaggtagggtacaagtgatttcaaaacatttcagctggtgtatatatatcgtggatatattatttacctgaaataagatgcatttggttttgagtcaagtgcTTTTCCATAGTGTTACTTTGATTTgacttatgtatatacatttttattgttttgttatacttttcttgtgtacagcactttgtgattttatctgtgaaaagcgctttagaaataaactttacttacttacttacttacttacttacttcaTTGTACTACTACGGTGATTATCTCTTTACCGCGCAGcacgagcaggtcaaactacaataaagtatattaataactgggactgttatatacatactattataatgagaagaccattatactaaaatgctGTGAATATTTAGAGTTTTgctgctgtgtttctgcacattgtttcgtgaagaacgcgtccacaaaaggagtttgcattcagagccccgcagatatgttcatgtgcattcgggcCCTTTTTGCAAATAGTCTATAAGTCtgaatattaacgttatgttgtataaataatgaaattatgagttgaatcccattgattaaaaacttgctatcaaatgcatcactctactggtcatcttaaGCTCGTGCAGCTCACAACAGAAATGaagaacattaactgctaacgttttatgctaacgttataatgagagcactattgtaaaaaaaaaaaaaaagttcattgttATGGCAATGTTCCAGCATAAAAACTGtcagtcaatcagtcaatcaaatcGGTTGGTCTATTCCTCTGCTTTTTGCACCTTCAGACACCCATATagcatattttaaacattttgtttttgttcttacaCCACACATGAATATATGTCCTTGAAAGAGCAAGGTTTTCTAGAGTATCAACTTCTCGTGGTAATATAAATGGTATGACCTATTTCAGATGTGGCCAAAAATACAACATGGATACACCCAGTTGAGTTTCCCTGAGCATTCACACTGTTCTGACCAGCAGGGGTCACCAGATTAGACCGATTCATAAGAGTGAATCATTCGAAGAAGTAATTGTTTCAACTGATTTAAAGTTTCGAAAGGCTTTGTTTCTCACATTACTAGCAACAGTTGGAGACCTGTCCGGGGCAGGAGCCTCATGGAGAAGAAAGACCTTGAAGTCTCTGCTTGCTGTGCTTCTTTGGCTGTTTTTATTGCTGGGCTTCTTCATGCAGGAGCTAGTGAATTAACTGTTCATTGGTAACCAGGAAACAAGGTGCAGCATGCAAATAATGCTTTTCATAGCAGCAGCACAGAGGACAGTGAACAATAGAGATGGAGACAGGACTgacataaaaagcaaacacagttGCCAATGTTCAGCAGACCACAGGACATAATAATAAAGGTGCTGTAGTAAAAGCATTAGCATTGAAGTCAACTTCATATTAGTTGATGGTAAAATCGGTGCTACAGGATTTTGAGAGGAGTTTAGCATATTAGCTTTGACACTTCAGAGACTtttctgaaaatattttcataacataaataaatttaaaaaatcatgatATACCTGTACAATAATGAGCACCCGACAAAAAGACAaatccccaaaaaggaaaaaggaaaaagagTGATGCCAGAAGAAAGAACCAAGGAGTATTGAAGTGAAAGCAATCATCTTCAAACAGTGGAAATATTCTACAGGACAAACACATCAGCAAAATACAATCACAAAATAATCAATCACACTCATTCACAACTGAACACACTTCATTATGGAATATGCCAAACATCTTCCCTCAAATgccaacaaataaaataaaagaacaaatcaGCACCTCATAAAACAGAACATGTTATTTAATTGCAACTTCAAGTAAGATTGAATGTTGCAATTTCAGTCTTTGGATTTTTTAGGTTAAACACAGTATATCTATCAAATATATGAAGATTTACTATACATTATATGCATATTCATAACTGGCCACATCACTTTTACCTTCATTATCCAGTATACACGTGTGTCAATTGGTcggcgtgattttgccaagtaagacatgttccttttgatgatcctggataaACATTATTAtccaaaaaatatagatttaacccaatcccaatccctacccctaaaccttacCTTACCcacaatttattcctaaaatcagtgggaaataatAGCTGATTAAAAAAGAGTGTAGAAGCACTTGGTTGcgagcctaaaacagatattttctgaaaagttatatttcCAATTCTGACCGGTTGTTTGGAATTTtgttgttgatccaggaacatgtacttggtgaaatccCTGTGGTAATTATTCTGTAAAATTCCTCCTGACAAACGTCACATTAAACATTTTCTAAGTGAAAGTAACAACATTTACCAGAGTCTGTGTCATGTATAGTTCCAGTTACAAGCACTGCACATACTCTCAGCAAAGTTTTTCACCAAACAAATCAACGGATTTCCAAGCTTATTAAGGCTGGTTTTGGTTCTAATGTGGTGGGTGGAAAGAGTTGATGACTAAGGCACAGTgttgtttaaatcataaacattaCCAATGTAATGATACAATCTTTCCCAGAAACAGCAACAATACCAGTTAAACCATTGACAGTAACAATAGAGCAGACTGTCCTCCAGAATGAGACTGTGTGAAAACACAGCCCGTTCTGTCAGTAACTAGTGAATGTATGCAAGGCaagaataaataattgaaatgtcAAACCAGGTGTCAGTTATAGAGCAAAGACAAGAAATAGATGTCTCTCTTTTCCTGTATGGATCACTTTAGCAGCTTTAATACACCTCTAATAAATAGTCCTTGCTGATCCATAACATGTTGCTATGTTTAATTAGTTTCTTAATTATCAGTTAATGTATCAAAATGATAAATCatgttactttgtttttttttttggcagcttCGGCCTGAGTCTGATTCATTGATATTCAGTGCCACTCAATCTTTTGGGTTCATCGAGCTTCGAGTTATTAGCATCTATGTCCTGTAAgaaaacacatacacaaatggTAAAAAGTAAAAACACTATTTACTAGAGACTCGGAATTGCatgggtttttttttcctctcctgtTGCTCGTACAGAGGTTTTCTTTCCCTAAATATTTCACAGTCTTCTGagtgcatttatatttatgtcAGATCAGCTGTATGCAATACTTACATTCTGTGGTACAGCAGTATGTCTCCTGCGGCGATGGTAAAACGCACCAGCAGCTACAAGAACAACCACCAGCAGAACAACAATAACTATTCCTGCTACAGCAGCTGAAGACCGACCTGAATCTGGAACAGCTGGAGACAGACAGTCATTATTACTAGAGTGAATGATAATCCATCCagtatttaacaatatatttgaCTGATattaacactttatttatttatttatttttttcacttttgtcATCAGTTGTATGGAACTGATTTAACTGATAAATGGCAAGCACCTGTTTTAGCAATAGAAGCATCCCATCACTGTGAGATCAACAGGAAACCATGCTGACAGGAAAATGGACTAAAGTTTTCCGCTTTCCTTGATACTAACATTCACATTCCAGCACTTACTAGTTTGATTAAagctattgtttttttgttttgttttttgttgttttttattcctcaCCAATGACAGTAACACTCACCAATGACTGTAACACAGAATCTCTTCACTCTGGTGATACAAAgactgctgttgctgctgatgatctgtagtttatattctccagagtctgtgtttgtgatgttcatgatggtcagagatccagtctgatgatccagcttcagtctgtctctgaatctctctttaCACACATCATCTGTACAGATCGTACTCTGATCTCCATTTATTACAGCGACGAGAGTCTCATTAAAATACCACTTCATCTCATCATTTGGACTTTTTGTTTTATCCGATCCTAAAGTGACAAATTCTCCCTCCTTCACTGACTTTCTCTTTATTTCATCTCGTTCAGCAGCAgaaacacctgaaacacaaaCCAACAGCTCCTTTTTTAACTACTTTTTTACTACACAACATAAAAGATTTGTGAACTTGACAGCAATTGCACAAGCCCTTTACTGAATTTTGgtctaaaaagaaacattttggaCTGTGCTTAAACACACTTTACATATCAAATCTTAATTCAAACAGATAATAATAGAAGCTGGTCAGAGATGGCGTGTTTACTTTCAACTTCATCTGAGCTTAAACTGCTGCTTTTAGTAAAAAACGAATTAACTGTTAAAACTATGGAAATAATTTAAGGCCTTTATCAACAagtataacaataacaataattgtGAAGATTTCACACAGCATCTATAATGATAATAGCACAGAGGAAAAATGTTGtaggaatcattttcagaatttgttttttatttttattttttcagctgaAGACCAATAAAAactttgacagccaatcagaatccatcctgcttaaAGATCTccagcatttaaagtggcagaccaAAAAACTGCAGCATTTTTAATTATCTTAATGCTATTGTGTGTTGGTGTGGACAgtaatataatatcataatagttatcatcctggtttaaattagattttaatttaaaatcaaaataacctGTTTAATAATGCACTGCAGATGTAATTTCAAGAGTAAAGCCTGCATTTATCTGTAGATATAATTTCCAAAATTGGGAAAATACTGTGTAAAtatacaggtaaaaaaaaaaatcaataaatgcatTAACAATACTTTAAACATAATACTGCATTTAAACAATCATTAATCACTCACCACTGACAGTAACATTGAACATTTTATCACTGCTGCTGGTACTACTGATAATCTTCAATTCATAAAGTCCAGAGTCAGTGTTTGTGATGTTCATGATGGTCAGaaatccagtctgatgatccagcttcagtctgtctctgaatctctcagtaCCTTCATTACACTGAACATCTGTACAGATCTTACTGAGATCTCCACTGATCTGAGCGATACGAGTGTCACCAAAATACCATTTAATATCTTcttgttggtttgttttaacaCCAGTGCGAAAAAttactgaatctccctccatcacagaCACTGACTGTTTATCTGGTCcaacaccaaacacacctgaagaacaaaCAGTTAGCATAAGCCAAGCAAAACATGCAATAGTGCtgtgaaaaaaatactttttcccCCTACACATGACAAAGATTTTGAGTAGAAGAGTAGAACAACATGTCTGGAttaaaaacatgcaaacaaacagcAGAAGAACATCATTGATTCACACATTGACTCATCAGAAAGACAGACATGAGTCTCATAGATGATCCACACTGTTAGATCACGCCTCCATATCAGATCCAGCCCCTGAAGCCATGCAAATCCTGGCAAAATATATACCAGTTTTTCTGGTAACAGAACAACTATTCAGCAAAATAGTCAAATTTTCAAAACCTGTTAACAGCAGTATGGGTCAAGTTACTTTGAAAATGTCATTATATTACTGATTACTGAATACTCACTTTAAAATTAATCAAGTTATTTTTCTGATGactttatttcaaaattatttagtCACATTacttgttacattactttttctgGACATCCACAACATCCCAGCATAAACGCTCAAAGAATCAACATTCACAAGccacttttatatttaattaaatgcaagCGTAGACTGTGTACTGGTTTGCTTCTCAGCCTAGCAAAGGACTCTCCCTTTATCTCTGTGTATTGCAGTCTCACAAAGCTCTAGTATAATATATAGTCTTTCTATATTTTGTGTGTTATAATGAGAAGATTCGTGAGCACGCATGATTTCAGTGCTGCACAGGAGATCGTACactagcttcagtgaaagtataacgtgcctaacgttttcgactcgtacattacacgtcacaccctgatgtcacatgtcattactggacctttacgggttgtgtgtgaacacacGCATATATtccaggtaatcactggcagtgacacccgggaacaattgccaggacactttacccgtgtatttgccggaatcgcagtgtgaaaggggctatagactCCCCATGtcaaaatgcccaactttacagcagaaaaaaagttTACAGTCTGGTATTAAAATTGGTTTTGGTCTTTATTATTGTGAAAAGTCAAAAGACCctgtacttcggtaccaagtcggtatttagttttttctaaatgttacggtaccattttttttttaaatgttattttcatttcatcttgcctgtaatgcctgagCAGCGTTTGTGATCGCAGCCGTTACCGGGAAACCTTGCTCTCGCGCTCTCTACAAgctcctcctgctggcagagaatgaatttccATATATGAGCCACCACAAATGAAGTGCAAGGCTGTGGGAAACACCGCTTCTGTTATGAatccaattaaatattttaatttgaatgtcgGGTTTCAATGAACGCTGTTATTAGAGTAGTTAATCATTAGCATAAGCGAGGCTAACGCTAATATAATGAGAATAATAAAATTACGTTTCTCTATTAACTATTTAATGCGCCTATAACTTATATTAgtgtaaaaaaagattaaaattttTACATGCCAGAGGCTTTTAAATGAATTATGAATCTAAAATATCCATTGTTAGAGAAAGTAAAAATTGGTCAGAGAAGCAGTTCTGGGCTTTTTTCTTAGTTGTTATTCTGGGCTTTAAAATGCATAAgccctttaaaattaaatgtgcACACAGTTTTTggattaaaataaagtttattctttttttttctttttttctttttagcatgttttgtgtgtgttgctTGGTACTGAAattgtggattttcactggtatcagtaTCGAATACTTACATTTTGGTACAGTGacaacactaggctatataactgcccttcatgacaactgtgataataataaagaaaatattttctaatttaaaatacttttaaattatattaagccttaaagttctgcataattaagggcgtggccacttaaATGAAAGGTGGATCTcagctgctgacactgccgtcgagctaggtgggcgtggcttcagtaaTCAGCTTCCACATCATTGCACTTTTTTGTTTATCCAGGAGTGACATGCGgtgatgcgctgccaagatggccaCAGCCGGCACCGCCCACTTTCAGCTTAAAAACTGCTCTTCAGAAACCTACGAGTGATGTCAATCTCCCTATGTccgtgtttttatacagtctattgtTATTTTTGTAGTAGTTGATGCTTTTATGCAATAGATGAATAACACTTaatttgtttttagattaatgtttagatatttctatttgGCAGGAGTCTCTAAATGCAAAACTACATAATTTTTTCTCTCCATGCTAAGTTTTTCGTTGGTATTATCCACCTCGCAGGCACTTTATCAGTAATTATCAGGTAGAGCACGCTGCATGGGCTCCACCCTCTAAATGATAAAACTACATTCTGTTGGCAATGATGTAATGCATAGACCTCGTCTTAGAACTATAATTACTGTTTTGTGAATTATAACGTGTTAAATTACTCagttattaaaaaaagtaatcaaattactgTAAAGCGTTattaagtaaagtgttactgtCCAACACTTGTTAACAGCAAGACTTTACTGGTACTCAAAACTGTATTAAGTCTTCTATTAGCCAAGAAGTTTACTGTGTAAAGCTGGTGAAGGGCAAAGTCAGGAGTCAAACGGATGATAACAAACAAGCAGAGTTTGTTGCTTTATCTTAACAGCATACGTTTCAAAGCGCAGAGTTCATCTGACCAGCAGAAATCCAGTAAGTGTTATTACCACAAACATCAGCAGTGGAAAATACAAAAcatctttttttcatatttttttttcatatataacaAAGGAGCTGAGGAACCAAATGCGAGGTATTACTCTATAACATTATCATTTTAGTACTAGCCTTGCATGTGGTTCCTCGGCTCCTTTGTCACACCTCCCCATGTACAttacaaaattttaattattaaatattataagcaaaaaaaaaaaaaaacacgtatgaATCAATTAATGAATGTAAAAAGCCCTCCTGAATTGAAATACTCAGGTAGAATACATATATCCTTCAACATTCTGTTTCAAATTGTTACCCCCTTTCTCTATATTGCATAGATAAATTGCTCATTAAAATACTTGAGAAAATTATTTGCTCCATGTTTTTCTATAAATATGTTTTAGTCCTACTTTTGGAATCTCCCACTTAAATTATGTGCGAATGATGAATTATTTGATCTTAGGCGCTGTTCTCAGCC
It contains:
- the LOC132160287 gene encoding uncharacterized protein LOC132160287, with translation MKLFFHLFALILFFLDKGVFGVGPDKQSVSVMEGDSVIFRTGVKTNQQEDIKWYFGDTRIAQISGDLSKICTDVQCNEGTERFRDRLKLDHQTGFLTIMNITNTDSGLYELKIISSTSSSDKMFNVTVSGVSAAERDEIKRKSVKEGEFVTLGSDKTKSPNDEMKWYFNETLVAVINGDQSTICTDDVCKERFRDRLKLDHQTGSLTIMNITNTDSGEYKLQIISSNSSLCITRVKRFCVTVIAVPDSGRSSAAVAGIVIVVLLVVVLVAAGAFYHRRRRHTAVPQNDIDANNSKLDEPKRLSGTEYQ